The following proteins are co-located in the Limanda limanda chromosome 5, fLimLim1.1, whole genome shotgun sequence genome:
- the atxn2 gene encoding ataxin-2 isoform X4: protein MSMKAGGNRSKPGGGSAAGAPGAPGAGGGGSGGGGGRQNLGRGRHSGKGPAAVIFNGVYANMRMVHVLTSVVGTKCELKVKDGAVYEGVFKTYGPECDLVLDAAHCKSPEPSTGPRKEDIVESIIFKASDVVVVTFKDVDLSFAKKVSSDTDNFTDAAVSSRINGEHKEKDLEPWDGGETHNSDSLESLDTDVSNGWDPNDMFKYNEEKYGVMSTYDSSLSTYTVPLERDNSEEFLKREARASQLAEEIEASATYKARVALENDERSEEEKYTAVVRGERDPHTLGSRENKYIPPGQRNREAMSWGPGRQNSPRLAQGSAGPPPPRPGPHDYSPNSGADQRVVNGGSSHWPSPCPSPSSRPPSRYQSGPSSLPPRAATPTRPPSRPPSRPSRPPSHSSHPSYPSSSSSFSHHGPTSPASTLPKRMSSEGPPRMSPKSQRTPRAHRVPPCRTTGIPPGVDLISHNAPGEVPVTTPSRSSSSGGTWSSVVSGAHRPRSPRQNSMGGASPGSSSLPSPQTGTAPVETVVTPTSASSPTAACPAPNMVASPTGDAKECRVQETRQTSPTANKENIKPLESSPSIPRPVCKGPPSMAPDHRKQIDNLKKFSVDFRLQSSSNPDPAFDQMMTKPPRDPADKPKDLPLDKTSSVAREGNEEGVVVNAGGAAAGVPAPSSANTNTSKPGSPAALSPSPSAPDLKRAGLDVASQGVQTTATFSGAKHEEKEEKKEAVQDQVRKSTLNPNANEFKPRFNAQPKPANTPTPPRPQGQPSPSIVVQQPPAVYSQTVCFPQMYPLTPVSPGVQSPAMYQVQMPHMTVSQSKPYRPGKVPNMPQQRSDQHHPQGTPTMMHPVTAAGPPIVAQNPAYSAQYFTCSPQQFTSQPLVQQMTHYQSQAQHVFSPVMQGGARMMGPPTHGQPGLVSSSTSQYPEQTHTMYVSQGPMPQQYPHPSATLHAHQQHPQPSATPTGQGQQGGPQQHGGPPNHPAASPVQHPQHPQAAAAQAAAQALHMANQSPQQQMYSALAPTPPSMTPGPNPQSPQGSFPSAQQTVYIHPQQVQHGYNHNHMAHVQQAHMQSGLVQSHHPQPNHPQMMLMATQGPPGGPQAQMTQNALNPIPVSSTTHFSYLAHPQVQAHHHQQQL, encoded by the exons ATGTCAATGAAGGCCGGTGGAAATCGCAGCAAGCCCGGCGGTGGCAGCGCCGCTGGAGCCCCTGGTGCCCctggagccggaggaggaggaagcggcggcggcggcggacgACAGAATCTGGGCAG GGGAAGACACAGTGGTAAAGGTCCTGCAGCA gTCATTTTCAATGGTGTATATGCAAATATGAGGATGGTCCATGTCTTGACTTCAGTTGTG ggGACCAAGTGTGAGCTGAAAGTGAAAGATGGTGCAGTCTATGAAGGAGTCTTTAAGACATATGGTCCAGAG TGTGACCTGGTGTTGGATGCAGCCCACTGTAAGAGCCCTGAGCCGAGCACAGGCCCCAGGAAAGAGGATATTGTGGAGAGCATCATTTTCAAGGCCTCAGATGTGGTAGTGGTGACCTTCAAAGATGTTGACCTGAGTTTCGCCAAGAAAG TCTCCTCTGATACAG ACAACTTCACAGATGCAGCAGTGAGCAGTAGGATCAATGGCGAGCACAAAGAGAAAGATCTAGAGCCTTGGGATGGTGGAGAGACCCACAACTCAGACAGCCTAGAGTCTCTGGATACAGATGTG TCAAATGGGTGGGACCCCAATGACATGTTCAAGTACAATGAGGAGAAGTATGGAGTGATGTCTACATATGACAGCAGCCTCTCCACATATAC GGTCCCCCTGGAGCGGGACAACTCGGAGGAGTTCCTCAAGAGGGAAGCGCGTGCTTCCCAGCTGGCCGAGGAGATTGAGGCCAGTGCCACATACAAGGCCCGCGTGGCCCTGGAGAATGATGAGCGCTCCGAGGAGGAGAAATACACTGCAGTGGTTCGaggggagagggatcctcacacgCTTGGCAGCAG ggAGAACAAGTACATTCCTCCAGGTCAGAGGAACAGGGAAGCCATGTCTTGGGGACCAGGACGTCAGAATTCCCCTCGTCTGGCTCAGGGCTCAGCCGggcccccgcccccccgacccGGACCTCACGACTACAGTCCCAACTCCGGAGCCGACCAGAGGGTTGTTAACGGAG GTTCATCCCATTGGCCCTCACCCTGCCCGTCTCCttcctcccgccccccctctcgTTACCAGTCTGGcccctcctccctgcctcctcgGGCGGCCACGCCCACCAGGCCACCCTCCAGACCCCCCTCTCGACCCTCCAGGCCTCCCTCTCATTCATCCCACCCCTCCtatccctcctcctcatcctccttttccCACCATGGGCCCACCTCGCCAGCCTCCACTCTGCCCAAACGCATGTCTTCAGAAG GTCCACCCAGGATGTCTCCCAAATCCCAGCGGACACCTCGTGCTCACAGAGTGCCACCTTGCCGGACAACTGGCATCCCTCCGGGAGTGGACTtaatttcccacaatgcacctggaGAGGTCCCGGTGACTACACCAAGTAGGAGCAGCTCCTCTGGAGGGACATGGTCTTCAGTAGTTAGTGGAG CTCACAGACCTCGCTCCCCTCGTCAGAATAGCATGGGTGGAGCCTCccctggctcctcctccctcccgtcACCTCAGACAGGAACAGCTCCTGTGGAAACTGTCGTCACACCAACGTCAGCTTCCTCTCCTACTGCTGCTTGTCCCGCTCCCAACATGGTCGCCTCACCAACAGGAGACG CAAAAGAGTGTCGTGTTCAGGAGACGAGACAAACATCCCCCACGGCAAACAAGGAGAACATCAAGCCCTTGGAGAGCTCGCCTAGTATCCCCAGACCAGTCTGCAAAG GACCCCCTTCAATGGCACCAGACCACAGAAAACAAATAgataatttaaagaaatttaGTGTCGATTTTAGG TTGCAGTCTAGTTCAAACCCAGACCCGGCCTTTGACCAGATGATGACCAAGCCACCCAGAGATCCAGCAGACAAGCCTAAAGACCTTCCCCTGGACAAAACCTCCAGCGTGGCGCGGGAGGGCAATGAAGAGGGTGTTGTAGTGAATGCTGGTGGAGCCGCTGCGGGTGTCCCTGCTCCTTCTTCCGCCAACACAAACACCAGTAAGCCTGGCAGCCCTGCTGCTCTGTCCCCATCTCCCTCAGCCCCCGACCTGAAGAGGGCCGGGCTGGACGTGGCATCGCAGGGAGTTCAGACGACGGCCACATTCAGTGGAGCCAAGCacgaagagaaggaggagaagaaggaggctGTACAAGA TCAAGTGAGGAAATCAACCCTGAACCCAAACGCCAACGAGTTCAAACCCAGGTTCAATGCACAG CCCAAACCAGCCAACACCCCGACACCCCCTCGTCCTCAGGGCCAGCCCAGCCCCTCCATCGTGGTGCAGCAGCCCCCGGCTGTCTACAGCCAGACAGTCTGCTTCCCTCAGATGTATCCGCTCACCCCCGTCAGCCCGGGTGTGCAG TCTCCTGCGATGTACCAGGTGCAGATGCCTCATATGACCGTCAGCCAGTCTAAACCCTACAGACCAGGTAAAG TACCCAACATGCCCCAGCAGAGGTCAGACCAGCACCACCCGCAGGGCACGCCCACCATGATGCACCCAGTGACGGCAGCAGGACCGCCTATCGTAGCACAGAACCCCGCCTACTCTGCCCAGTACTTCACCTGCAGCCCGCAGCAGTTCACCAGTCAGCCACTGGTCCAGCAGATGACTCACTACCAATCGCAG GCGCAGCATGTGTTTAGTCCAGTCATGCAGGGGGGGGCCAGGATGATGGGCCCGCCCACACACGGCCAACCCGGCCTCGTCTCTTCTTCAACTTCACAGTACCcggagcagacacacaccatgtaTG TGTCTCAAGGGCCAATGCCTCAGCAGTACCCCCACCCCAGTGCCACGTTGCACGCTCACCAACAGCACCCGCAGCCCTCTGCCACGCCTACAGGCCAAGGCCAGCAGGGTGGTCCCCAGCAGCATGGGGGTCCTCCCAACCACCCAGCAGCCAGCCCAGTCCAGCACCCACAGCACCCGCAGGCTGCTGCAG CTCAGGCAGCGGCCCAGGCCCTCCACATGGCCAACCagtctccacagcagcagatgtACTCCGCCTTGGCCCCCACGCCCCCCTCCATGACCCCCGGGCCCAACCCGCAGTCTCCCCAGGGATCGTTCCCCTCTGCCCAGCAGACGGTCTACATCCACCCGCAGCAGGTGCAGCACggctacaaccacaaccacatgGCGCACGTGCAGCAG gcccATATGCAGTCTGGTTTAGTTCAGTCTCACCACCCACAGCCTAACCATCCTCAAATGATGCTGATGGCTACCCAGGGGCCTCCAGGGGGTCCGCAGGCCCAAATGACTCAGAACGCCCTCAACCCCATCCCGGTCTCATCCACCACACACTTCTCCTACCTGGCACATCCACAAG TGCAggctcatcatcatcagcagcagctgtag
- the atxn2 gene encoding ataxin-2 isoform X2 — MSMKAGGNRSKPGGGSAAGAPGAPGAGGGGSGGGGGRQNLGRGRHSGKGPAAVIFNGVYANMRMVHVLTSVVGTKCELKVKDGAVYEGVFKTYGPECDLVLDAAHCKSPEPSTGPRKEDIVESIIFKASDVVVVTFKDVDLSFAKKVSSDTDNFTDAAVSSRINGEHKEKDLEPWDGGETHNSDSLESLDTDVSNGWDPNDMFKYNEEKYGVMSTYDSSLSTYTVPLERDNSEEFLKREARASQLAEEIEASATYKARVALENDERSEEEKYTAVVRGERDPHTLGSRENKYIPPGQRNREAMSWGPGRQNSPRLAQGSAGPPPPRPGPHDYSPNSGADQRVVNGGSSHWPSPCPSPSSRPPSRYQSGPSSLPPRAATPTRPPSRPPSRPSRPPSHSSHPSYPSSSSSFSHHGPTSPASTLPKRMSSEGPPRMSPKSQRTPRAHRVPPCRTTGIPPGVDLISHNAPGEVPVTTPSRSSSSGGTWSSVVSGAHRPRSPRQNSMGGASPGSSSLPSPQTGTAPVETVVTPTSASSPTAACPAPNMVASPTGDAKECRVQETRQTSPTANKENIKPLESSPSIPRPVCKGPPSMAPDHRKQIDNLKKFSVDFRLQSSSNPDPAFDQMMTKPPRDPADKPKDLPLDKTSSVAREGNEEGVVVNAGGAAAGVPAPSSANTNTSKPGSPAALSPSPSAPDLKRAGLDVASQGVQTTATFSGAKHEEKEEKKEAVQDQVRKSTLNPNANEFKPRFNAQPKPANTPTPPRPQGQPSPSIVVQQPPAVYSQTVCFPQMYPLTPVSPGVQKSIIWKSPAMYQVQMPHMTVSQSKPYRPVPNMPQQRSDQHHPQGTPTMMHPVTAAGPPIVAQNPAYSAQYFTCSPQQFTSQPLVQQMTHYQSQAQHVFSPVMQGGARMMGPPTHGQPGLVSSSTSQYPEQTHTMYVSQGPMPQQYPHPSATLHAHQQHPQPSATPTGQGQQGGPQQHGGPPNHPAASPVQHPQHPQAAAAQAAAQALHMANQSPQQQMYSALAPTPPSMTPGPNPQSPQGSFPSAQQTVYIHPQQVQHGYNHNHMAHVQQAHMQSGLVQSHHPQPNHPQMMLMATQGPPGGPQAQMTQNALNPIPVSSTTHFSYLAHPQVQAHHHQQQL, encoded by the exons ATGTCAATGAAGGCCGGTGGAAATCGCAGCAAGCCCGGCGGTGGCAGCGCCGCTGGAGCCCCTGGTGCCCctggagccggaggaggaggaagcggcggcggcggcggacgACAGAATCTGGGCAG GGGAAGACACAGTGGTAAAGGTCCTGCAGCA gTCATTTTCAATGGTGTATATGCAAATATGAGGATGGTCCATGTCTTGACTTCAGTTGTG ggGACCAAGTGTGAGCTGAAAGTGAAAGATGGTGCAGTCTATGAAGGAGTCTTTAAGACATATGGTCCAGAG TGTGACCTGGTGTTGGATGCAGCCCACTGTAAGAGCCCTGAGCCGAGCACAGGCCCCAGGAAAGAGGATATTGTGGAGAGCATCATTTTCAAGGCCTCAGATGTGGTAGTGGTGACCTTCAAAGATGTTGACCTGAGTTTCGCCAAGAAAG TCTCCTCTGATACAG ACAACTTCACAGATGCAGCAGTGAGCAGTAGGATCAATGGCGAGCACAAAGAGAAAGATCTAGAGCCTTGGGATGGTGGAGAGACCCACAACTCAGACAGCCTAGAGTCTCTGGATACAGATGTG TCAAATGGGTGGGACCCCAATGACATGTTCAAGTACAATGAGGAGAAGTATGGAGTGATGTCTACATATGACAGCAGCCTCTCCACATATAC GGTCCCCCTGGAGCGGGACAACTCGGAGGAGTTCCTCAAGAGGGAAGCGCGTGCTTCCCAGCTGGCCGAGGAGATTGAGGCCAGTGCCACATACAAGGCCCGCGTGGCCCTGGAGAATGATGAGCGCTCCGAGGAGGAGAAATACACTGCAGTGGTTCGaggggagagggatcctcacacgCTTGGCAGCAG ggAGAACAAGTACATTCCTCCAGGTCAGAGGAACAGGGAAGCCATGTCTTGGGGACCAGGACGTCAGAATTCCCCTCGTCTGGCTCAGGGCTCAGCCGggcccccgcccccccgacccGGACCTCACGACTACAGTCCCAACTCCGGAGCCGACCAGAGGGTTGTTAACGGAG GTTCATCCCATTGGCCCTCACCCTGCCCGTCTCCttcctcccgccccccctctcgTTACCAGTCTGGcccctcctccctgcctcctcgGGCGGCCACGCCCACCAGGCCACCCTCCAGACCCCCCTCTCGACCCTCCAGGCCTCCCTCTCATTCATCCCACCCCTCCtatccctcctcctcatcctccttttccCACCATGGGCCCACCTCGCCAGCCTCCACTCTGCCCAAACGCATGTCTTCAGAAG GTCCACCCAGGATGTCTCCCAAATCCCAGCGGACACCTCGTGCTCACAGAGTGCCACCTTGCCGGACAACTGGCATCCCTCCGGGAGTGGACTtaatttcccacaatgcacctggaGAGGTCCCGGTGACTACACCAAGTAGGAGCAGCTCCTCTGGAGGGACATGGTCTTCAGTAGTTAGTGGAG CTCACAGACCTCGCTCCCCTCGTCAGAATAGCATGGGTGGAGCCTCccctggctcctcctccctcccgtcACCTCAGACAGGAACAGCTCCTGTGGAAACTGTCGTCACACCAACGTCAGCTTCCTCTCCTACTGCTGCTTGTCCCGCTCCCAACATGGTCGCCTCACCAACAGGAGACG CAAAAGAGTGTCGTGTTCAGGAGACGAGACAAACATCCCCCACGGCAAACAAGGAGAACATCAAGCCCTTGGAGAGCTCGCCTAGTATCCCCAGACCAGTCTGCAAAG GACCCCCTTCAATGGCACCAGACCACAGAAAACAAATAgataatttaaagaaatttaGTGTCGATTTTAGG TTGCAGTCTAGTTCAAACCCAGACCCGGCCTTTGACCAGATGATGACCAAGCCACCCAGAGATCCAGCAGACAAGCCTAAAGACCTTCCCCTGGACAAAACCTCCAGCGTGGCGCGGGAGGGCAATGAAGAGGGTGTTGTAGTGAATGCTGGTGGAGCCGCTGCGGGTGTCCCTGCTCCTTCTTCCGCCAACACAAACACCAGTAAGCCTGGCAGCCCTGCTGCTCTGTCCCCATCTCCCTCAGCCCCCGACCTGAAGAGGGCCGGGCTGGACGTGGCATCGCAGGGAGTTCAGACGACGGCCACATTCAGTGGAGCCAAGCacgaagagaaggaggagaagaaggaggctGTACAAGA TCAAGTGAGGAAATCAACCCTGAACCCAAACGCCAACGAGTTCAAACCCAGGTTCAATGCACAG CCCAAACCAGCCAACACCCCGACACCCCCTCGTCCTCAGGGCCAGCCCAGCCCCTCCATCGTGGTGCAGCAGCCCCCGGCTGTCTACAGCCAGACAGTCTGCTTCCCTCAGATGTATCCGCTCACCCCCGTCAGCCCGGGTGTGCAG AAAAGCATAATATGGAAG TCTCCTGCGATGTACCAGGTGCAGATGCCTCATATGACCGTCAGCCAGTCTAAACCCTACAGACCAG TACCCAACATGCCCCAGCAGAGGTCAGACCAGCACCACCCGCAGGGCACGCCCACCATGATGCACCCAGTGACGGCAGCAGGACCGCCTATCGTAGCACAGAACCCCGCCTACTCTGCCCAGTACTTCACCTGCAGCCCGCAGCAGTTCACCAGTCAGCCACTGGTCCAGCAGATGACTCACTACCAATCGCAG GCGCAGCATGTGTTTAGTCCAGTCATGCAGGGGGGGGCCAGGATGATGGGCCCGCCCACACACGGCCAACCCGGCCTCGTCTCTTCTTCAACTTCACAGTACCcggagcagacacacaccatgtaTG TGTCTCAAGGGCCAATGCCTCAGCAGTACCCCCACCCCAGTGCCACGTTGCACGCTCACCAACAGCACCCGCAGCCCTCTGCCACGCCTACAGGCCAAGGCCAGCAGGGTGGTCCCCAGCAGCATGGGGGTCCTCCCAACCACCCAGCAGCCAGCCCAGTCCAGCACCCACAGCACCCGCAGGCTGCTGCAG CTCAGGCAGCGGCCCAGGCCCTCCACATGGCCAACCagtctccacagcagcagatgtACTCCGCCTTGGCCCCCACGCCCCCCTCCATGACCCCCGGGCCCAACCCGCAGTCTCCCCAGGGATCGTTCCCCTCTGCCCAGCAGACGGTCTACATCCACCCGCAGCAGGTGCAGCACggctacaaccacaaccacatgGCGCACGTGCAGCAG gcccATATGCAGTCTGGTTTAGTTCAGTCTCACCACCCACAGCCTAACCATCCTCAAATGATGCTGATGGCTACCCAGGGGCCTCCAGGGGGTCCGCAGGCCCAAATGACTCAGAACGCCCTCAACCCCATCCCGGTCTCATCCACCACACACTTCTCCTACCTGGCACATCCACAAG TGCAggctcatcatcatcagcagcagctgtag
- the atxn2 gene encoding ataxin-2 isoform X1: MSMKAGGNRSKPGGGSAAGAPGAPGAGGGGSGGGGGRQNLGRGRHSGKGPAAVIFNGVYANMRMVHVLTSVVGTKCELKVKDGAVYEGVFKTYGPECDLVLDAAHCKSPEPSTGPRKEDIVESIIFKASDVVVVTFKDVDLSFAKKVSSDTDNFTDAAVSSRINGEHKEKDLEPWDGGETHNSDSLESLDTDVSNGWDPNDMFKYNEEKYGVMSTYDSSLSTYTVPLERDNSEEFLKREARASQLAEEIEASATYKARVALENDERSEEEKYTAVVRGERDPHTLGSRENKYIPPGQRNREAMSWGPGRQNSPRLAQGSAGPPPPRPGPHDYSPNSGADQRVVNGGSSHWPSPCPSPSSRPPSRYQSGPSSLPPRAATPTRPPSRPPSRPSRPPSHSSHPSYPSSSSSFSHHGPTSPASTLPKRMSSEGPPRMSPKSQRTPRAHRVPPCRTTGIPPGVDLISHNAPGEVPVTTPSRSSSSGGTWSSVVSGAHRPRSPRQNSMGGASPGSSSLPSPQTGTAPVETVVTPTSASSPTAACPAPNMVASPTGDAKECRVQETRQTSPTANKENIKPLESSPSIPRPVCKGPPSMAPDHRKQIDNLKKFSVDFRLQSSSNPDPAFDQMMTKPPRDPADKPKDLPLDKTSSVAREGNEEGVVVNAGGAAAGVPAPSSANTNTSKPGSPAALSPSPSAPDLKRAGLDVASQGVQTTATFSGAKHEEKEEKKEAVQDQVRKSTLNPNANEFKPRFNAQPKPANTPTPPRPQGQPSPSIVVQQPPAVYSQTVCFPQMYPLTPVSPGVQKSIIWKSPAMYQVQMPHMTVSQSKPYRPGKVPNMPQQRSDQHHPQGTPTMMHPVTAAGPPIVAQNPAYSAQYFTCSPQQFTSQPLVQQMTHYQSQAQHVFSPVMQGGARMMGPPTHGQPGLVSSSTSQYPEQTHTMYVSQGPMPQQYPHPSATLHAHQQHPQPSATPTGQGQQGGPQQHGGPPNHPAASPVQHPQHPQAAAAQAAAQALHMANQSPQQQMYSALAPTPPSMTPGPNPQSPQGSFPSAQQTVYIHPQQVQHGYNHNHMAHVQQAHMQSGLVQSHHPQPNHPQMMLMATQGPPGGPQAQMTQNALNPIPVSSTTHFSYLAHPQVQAHHHQQQL, translated from the exons ATGTCAATGAAGGCCGGTGGAAATCGCAGCAAGCCCGGCGGTGGCAGCGCCGCTGGAGCCCCTGGTGCCCctggagccggaggaggaggaagcggcggcggcggcggacgACAGAATCTGGGCAG GGGAAGACACAGTGGTAAAGGTCCTGCAGCA gTCATTTTCAATGGTGTATATGCAAATATGAGGATGGTCCATGTCTTGACTTCAGTTGTG ggGACCAAGTGTGAGCTGAAAGTGAAAGATGGTGCAGTCTATGAAGGAGTCTTTAAGACATATGGTCCAGAG TGTGACCTGGTGTTGGATGCAGCCCACTGTAAGAGCCCTGAGCCGAGCACAGGCCCCAGGAAAGAGGATATTGTGGAGAGCATCATTTTCAAGGCCTCAGATGTGGTAGTGGTGACCTTCAAAGATGTTGACCTGAGTTTCGCCAAGAAAG TCTCCTCTGATACAG ACAACTTCACAGATGCAGCAGTGAGCAGTAGGATCAATGGCGAGCACAAAGAGAAAGATCTAGAGCCTTGGGATGGTGGAGAGACCCACAACTCAGACAGCCTAGAGTCTCTGGATACAGATGTG TCAAATGGGTGGGACCCCAATGACATGTTCAAGTACAATGAGGAGAAGTATGGAGTGATGTCTACATATGACAGCAGCCTCTCCACATATAC GGTCCCCCTGGAGCGGGACAACTCGGAGGAGTTCCTCAAGAGGGAAGCGCGTGCTTCCCAGCTGGCCGAGGAGATTGAGGCCAGTGCCACATACAAGGCCCGCGTGGCCCTGGAGAATGATGAGCGCTCCGAGGAGGAGAAATACACTGCAGTGGTTCGaggggagagggatcctcacacgCTTGGCAGCAG ggAGAACAAGTACATTCCTCCAGGTCAGAGGAACAGGGAAGCCATGTCTTGGGGACCAGGACGTCAGAATTCCCCTCGTCTGGCTCAGGGCTCAGCCGggcccccgcccccccgacccGGACCTCACGACTACAGTCCCAACTCCGGAGCCGACCAGAGGGTTGTTAACGGAG GTTCATCCCATTGGCCCTCACCCTGCCCGTCTCCttcctcccgccccccctctcgTTACCAGTCTGGcccctcctccctgcctcctcgGGCGGCCACGCCCACCAGGCCACCCTCCAGACCCCCCTCTCGACCCTCCAGGCCTCCCTCTCATTCATCCCACCCCTCCtatccctcctcctcatcctccttttccCACCATGGGCCCACCTCGCCAGCCTCCACTCTGCCCAAACGCATGTCTTCAGAAG GTCCACCCAGGATGTCTCCCAAATCCCAGCGGACACCTCGTGCTCACAGAGTGCCACCTTGCCGGACAACTGGCATCCCTCCGGGAGTGGACTtaatttcccacaatgcacctggaGAGGTCCCGGTGACTACACCAAGTAGGAGCAGCTCCTCTGGAGGGACATGGTCTTCAGTAGTTAGTGGAG CTCACAGACCTCGCTCCCCTCGTCAGAATAGCATGGGTGGAGCCTCccctggctcctcctccctcccgtcACCTCAGACAGGAACAGCTCCTGTGGAAACTGTCGTCACACCAACGTCAGCTTCCTCTCCTACTGCTGCTTGTCCCGCTCCCAACATGGTCGCCTCACCAACAGGAGACG CAAAAGAGTGTCGTGTTCAGGAGACGAGACAAACATCCCCCACGGCAAACAAGGAGAACATCAAGCCCTTGGAGAGCTCGCCTAGTATCCCCAGACCAGTCTGCAAAG GACCCCCTTCAATGGCACCAGACCACAGAAAACAAATAgataatttaaagaaatttaGTGTCGATTTTAGG TTGCAGTCTAGTTCAAACCCAGACCCGGCCTTTGACCAGATGATGACCAAGCCACCCAGAGATCCAGCAGACAAGCCTAAAGACCTTCCCCTGGACAAAACCTCCAGCGTGGCGCGGGAGGGCAATGAAGAGGGTGTTGTAGTGAATGCTGGTGGAGCCGCTGCGGGTGTCCCTGCTCCTTCTTCCGCCAACACAAACACCAGTAAGCCTGGCAGCCCTGCTGCTCTGTCCCCATCTCCCTCAGCCCCCGACCTGAAGAGGGCCGGGCTGGACGTGGCATCGCAGGGAGTTCAGACGACGGCCACATTCAGTGGAGCCAAGCacgaagagaaggaggagaagaaggaggctGTACAAGA TCAAGTGAGGAAATCAACCCTGAACCCAAACGCCAACGAGTTCAAACCCAGGTTCAATGCACAG CCCAAACCAGCCAACACCCCGACACCCCCTCGTCCTCAGGGCCAGCCCAGCCCCTCCATCGTGGTGCAGCAGCCCCCGGCTGTCTACAGCCAGACAGTCTGCTTCCCTCAGATGTATCCGCTCACCCCCGTCAGCCCGGGTGTGCAG AAAAGCATAATATGGAAG TCTCCTGCGATGTACCAGGTGCAGATGCCTCATATGACCGTCAGCCAGTCTAAACCCTACAGACCAGGTAAAG TACCCAACATGCCCCAGCAGAGGTCAGACCAGCACCACCCGCAGGGCACGCCCACCATGATGCACCCAGTGACGGCAGCAGGACCGCCTATCGTAGCACAGAACCCCGCCTACTCTGCCCAGTACTTCACCTGCAGCCCGCAGCAGTTCACCAGTCAGCCACTGGTCCAGCAGATGACTCACTACCAATCGCAG GCGCAGCATGTGTTTAGTCCAGTCATGCAGGGGGGGGCCAGGATGATGGGCCCGCCCACACACGGCCAACCCGGCCTCGTCTCTTCTTCAACTTCACAGTACCcggagcagacacacaccatgtaTG TGTCTCAAGGGCCAATGCCTCAGCAGTACCCCCACCCCAGTGCCACGTTGCACGCTCACCAACAGCACCCGCAGCCCTCTGCCACGCCTACAGGCCAAGGCCAGCAGGGTGGTCCCCAGCAGCATGGGGGTCCTCCCAACCACCCAGCAGCCAGCCCAGTCCAGCACCCACAGCACCCGCAGGCTGCTGCAG CTCAGGCAGCGGCCCAGGCCCTCCACATGGCCAACCagtctccacagcagcagatgtACTCCGCCTTGGCCCCCACGCCCCCCTCCATGACCCCCGGGCCCAACCCGCAGTCTCCCCAGGGATCGTTCCCCTCTGCCCAGCAGACGGTCTACATCCACCCGCAGCAGGTGCAGCACggctacaaccacaaccacatgGCGCACGTGCAGCAG gcccATATGCAGTCTGGTTTAGTTCAGTCTCACCACCCACAGCCTAACCATCCTCAAATGATGCTGATGGCTACCCAGGGGCCTCCAGGGGGTCCGCAGGCCCAAATGACTCAGAACGCCCTCAACCCCATCCCGGTCTCATCCACCACACACTTCTCCTACCTGGCACATCCACAAG TGCAggctcatcatcatcagcagcagctgtag